ACCGTCATCGGCAACACCGGTGACGACATCCACCTCTTCGGCCTCAAGGTCTGCCCCGACCTCGACACCGTGATGTACACCCTCGGCGGCGGCATCCACGAGGAGCAGGGCTGGGGCCGCGCGGACGAGACGTTCACCGTCAAGGAGGAGCTGGCCGCGTACGGCGTCGGCCCGGAGTGGTTCGGCCTGGGCGACCGGGACTTCGCCACCCACATCGTCCGCACCCAGATGATCGCCGCCGGGTATCCGCTGAGCGCGGTCACCGAGGCGCTGTGCGAGCGCTGGCAGCCGGGCGTGCGGCTGCTGCCGATGACGGACGACCGCGTGGAGACCCACGTGCTTGTCGACGACGGCGACGGCGGCCGGAAGGCGGTGCACTTCCAGGAGTACTGGGTGCGGCTGCGCGCCGCCCCGCCCGCGCACGCCGTGATCCCGGTCGGCGCCGAGCAGTCCGCGCCGGCGCCCGGTGTCCTGGAGGCCCTCGCGGCGGCGGACGTCATCCTCTTCCCGCCGTCGAACCCGGTGGTGAGCGTCGGGACGATCCTGGCCGTGCCCGGGATACGGGAGGGCGTCGCCGACGCCGGGGTGCCGGTCATCGGCCTCTCCCCCATCATCGGGGACGCCCCGGTGCGCGGCATGGCCGACAAGGTCCTGGCCGCCGTGGGCGTCTCCGCCACCGCCGCCGCCGTGGCCCAGCACTACGGCTCCGGGCTGCTGGACGGCTGGCTGGTGGACACCGTGGACGCGGACGCGGTCAAGGTGGTGGAGGCCGACGGCATCCGCTGCCGGGCCGTGCCGTTGCTGATGACCGACGCCGATGCCGCCGCCGCGATGGCGCGGGAGGCACTGGCGCTCGCCGAGGAGGTCAGAACCGCGTGACGGAGACGACGGAGAAGCCGGGCGCGGCGGACGCGCCCGCTTACCAGGTGTGGGCCGTGCCGGGCATCCCGGAGATCGGGCCGGGCGACGAGTTGGCCAAGCTCATCGCGGACCGCGCCGGCGCCCCCGGGCTGCCGGGGCTGCGGGACGGCGACATCGTCGTCGTCACCTCGAAAATAGTGAGCAAGGCCGAGGGCCGGATGCTGCGGGCCGACGACCGCGAGGCCGCCATCGACGCGGAGACGGTCCGGGTCGTCGCCCGGCGCGGCCGGGCCCGGATCGTGGAGTCCCGGCACGGGTTCGTGATGGCGGCGGCCGGCGTGGACGCCTCCAACACCCCGGCCGGCACCGTTCTGTTGCTTCCCGAGGACCCGGACGCCTCGGCCGAGCGCATCCGGCGGGGGCTGCGGACGCTGCTCTCCGTCGATGTCGGCGTGATCGTCACCGACACCTTCGGGCGGCCCTGGCGCGAGGGGCAGACCGATGTGGCGATAGGCGCCGCCGGAGTCGCGGTCCTGGAGGACCTGCGCGGCGGGACCGACTCGTTCGGCAACGAGTTCGAGGTCACGGTGACCGCCGTGGCCGACGAGCTGGCGGGCGCCGGGGAGCTGGTCAAGGGCAAGACGGCCGGGCTGCCGGTCGCGGTGATCCGCGGCCTGGGCCACCGCGTCGGGGACGGCGCGGCCGGCCGGGGCGCGCGGGACCTGATCCGCGAGCCGGCGCTGGACATGTTCCGGCTGGGCACCTCGGAGGCCGTGCGCGAGGCCGTCACGCAGCGCAGGACGGTCCGGGAGTTCACCGCGGACCCGGTGGACCCGGCGGCGGTGCGGCGTGCGGTGGCCGCCGCGGTGACCGCCCCGGCGCCGCACCACACCACGCCGTGGCGGTTCGTGCTGCTGGAGTCCGCCGGGGCGAGGACGCGGCTGCTGGACGTCATGCGGGACGCCTGGATCGCCGATCTGCGGGCCGACCGGAAGTCGGCGGAGAGCATCGCCAAGCGCGTGCGCCGGGGCGATGTGCTGCGGCACGCGCCGTATCTGGTGGTGCCCTGCATGGTGATGGAGGGCTCGCACACCTACCCGGACGAGCGGCGGAACGCGGCGGAGCGCGAGATGTTCGTGGTGGCGACGGGCGCCGGAGTGCAGAACCTGCTGGTGGCCCTGGCCGGCGAGGGGCTGGGCTCGGCGTGGGTCTCGTCCACGATGTTCTGCCGGGACGCGGTCCGCGCGGAGCTCGGGCTGCCTGCGGGCTGGGACCCGATGGGCGCGGTGGCCGTGGGCCACGCGGCGGCCCCGCCGCGGACCCGCCCGCCGCGCGTCGCCGACGCCTTCATCACCGTCCGTTAACAGCTGACCCCGCCGGCGGCCGGCGGGTCGTCGTCCTCCGCGGTCGGCGCGGGGGTGGCCAGGGTGGCCAGGGTGGCCGGGGTGGTGGTGGAGCGTTCGGGCCGGGGCAGCGGCCGATCCTCGCTCAAGGCCGCGAAGAGGCGCCGGGCCGCGCCGTCGTCCCAGATGACCGTGGAGCCGAGGCCCGGCACCGAACGGCCCGCCTCCTGGACGGGCACAGACGCGAACCGGGTGTCGGACGGGCTGAAGTCCTTGAGGACGCCGGCGAGCTGGAGCATCTGTTCGGCGCCGAAGCCGGGATCGGCGCGGACCGAGTCGAGGAGCGCCCGGACCGTCGCGCCGAGCCTGGCCGGATCGAGGAGCGCGCCGCCGGTGATCGCCTGGTCCGCGAACGCCGCCAGGAACGTTTGCTGACGGTTCATCCGCCCGAGGTCGGAGCCGCCGTCCACGTACCGGGCGCGCACGTACGCCAGGGCCTCGGCGCCGTCGAGCCTGCTGGTGCCGGCCGGCAGGTCGAGCCCGGAGTGCGCGTCCCGCAGCGGGCGCGGGGTGCACACCTTCACGCCGCCGACCTCGTCCACCGCGCGCATGAAGCCGCCGAAGCTCACTTCCAGGTAGTGGTCGACGCGGACCCCCGTCAGGTCCTCGACCGTGCGCACCATGAGCGGCGGGCCGCCGTGCGAGAGCGCCGCGTTCAGCTTGCCGGCGTGCGGCTCGTGGTGGGCGCCGGAGACGGCGAAGGTGTGCTCCGGGAGCTTGGCGTAGGAGTCGCGGGGCAGGCTGACGACGGTCGCCCGGTCGCCCGCCTCGGACAGGTGCAGCAGCAGGATGGTGTCGGCGCAGTAGCAGGAGGCGTGGCCGAGGTGGTATTCCTCGCGCTCGTCGGCGGTGAGGCCCTCGCGTGAATCGGTGCCGATCAGCAGGATGTTGAGGCCGCGCCCGGCGTCGGGCCGGTCCCGCAGGCCGGTGAACGGATCGACGCGGTGGACGCCATGTTCGGCCGAGCCGAGCACCGCGTGGCCCACCCCACCGGCCGTCAGCACCAGGCCGGCCGCCACAGCCGCGGCCCTGAGGCCCCAGCGGCGGCGACTGCGTGTTGCGGGCATGTCGGGCACCTCCCGACCGTCATCGTATGGCCATAGGATCAACGGTCCGGGGCGGCGCGCACCGGGGTCGCCCATACGCGGTAACGTGCTCCGGTGACCAGCTCTCCGACGACCCCCGCGGTGTCCGTGATCATGCCGGTGCTCAACGAGGAACGGCATCTGCGCGACTCCGTACGGCACATCCTGGCGCAGGACTATCCAGGCGAGCTGGAGGTCGTCATCGCCCTCGGCCCGTCGGCGGACCGGACCGACGAGATCGCCGCCGAGTTGGTGGCCGGGGATCCACGGGTGCGGACCGTGCCGAATCCGACCGGCCGCACGCCGGCCGGGCTGAACGCGGCCATCGCCGCCTCCCGGCATCCGGTGGTGGTGCGCGTGGACGGGCACGGGATGCTCTCGCCGGACTACATCGCCACCGCCGTGCGGCTGCTGGCGGAGACCGGCGCGGCGAACGTCGGCGGGATCATGCACGCCGAGGGCGAGAACGACTGGGAGCGGGCCGTCGCCGCCGCGATGACCTCCCGGATCGGTGTGGGGAACGCGGCCTTCCACACCGGGGGCCGGGCCGGTGAGGCCGAGACCGTCTATCTGGGCGTCTTCCGGCGCGAGGTGCTGGAGAAGCTGGGCGGCTACAACGAGGAGTTCATCCGCGCCCAGGACTGGGAGCTGAACTACCGCATCCGCGGCTCCGGCGGACTGATCTGGTTCTCGCCCGAGCTGCTGGTCTCCTACCGGCCGCGGCCCTCGGTGCGGGAGCTGGCCAAGCAGTACCGCAATTACGGGCGTTGGCGGCGGGTCGTGGCCCGCTACCACGCCGGGTCGATCAATCCCCGCTATCTGGCGCCGCCCGCCGCGCTGTTGGCGATCGCCGCCGGGATCGTGGCCGGGGCGGTGCTGACGCCGTGGGGCTTCGTGGTGCCCGCGGGCTACCTGGCGGGGATCACGCTGGGCTCACTGCCCGCCGGGAAGGGGCTGTCCGCCGGGGCGCGGCTGCGGGTGCCGGTGGCACTGGCGACCATGCACATGTCGTGGGGCTGGGGGTTCCTGACCAGCCCGCGGCGGCTGGCGAGGAAGGTCATCGCCAGCCGCCGGGAGCCCGTCACCACCTGAGGTCCGGGCGGGCCTCGCCACACGTCACCAGACGTGGGCGGGGTTGACCTCCATGCACCGCTCCTCGTCCGTGCCGGAGAAGATGTCCTCCTCGTTCACGGCCGGTTCCTCGGCCGCGCCGCCGGTGCCACCGCCGGCCGCCTCGCCGCTCTCCTCCTCGCCGCCGGGGTCCGCCGTCTCGGGGAAGGCGGTGCCCTCACGCCAGTCGGCGCCGATCACCAGCGTGATCTGGTCGGCGCTCGGTGAGATCCGCACCGCGCCGGCGGGCAGGCCGAGTGCGTCGGCGACGGCCTCCGCGTTGGCCTGGTCGGCGATGTCCGGGTAGAGCAGCGCGGTGCTGCCCTCGGACTCGGGCGTGATGTCGGTCGTGGCGGCGATGAAGCCGAGGCGGTGCAGCTCGTCGGTGATGACACTGGCCCGACCCTCGACGGGGAGCGGGAACTCCGGGCCGAAGCCGGTGCCGTTGCGGACGGCGATCGGGATCTCGGCCTCGGGGTCAGCGGTCTCCTCCGGGGACGCGGAGGCGCCGGCGTCGTCCTTCTCCGGCTCGGCGGGGCGCGCCTCCTGGTCGTCCAGCGGAACGTCCTCGCGGACCAGGGAGAACAGCTCGTCCGACGCCGCCGGGTCGGGGATGATCGTGACCTCCGGATTGGCCGGGTCCGGGAGCCAGGGCAGGGTGACCATGTTGATGCGGTCGTTGGGAACGGACCGCAGGTCCGTGCCGAGGTCGTACAGCTTCTGGACGGTCCCGAGGTCGTGGTCGACCGTCAGGGCGTTGGTCGCGGCCTCGGCCAGGTCCATCAGCTCACCCGGGTCGGAGAGCGAGGCGCTGGACTGGAGCTCCTGGACCATGTTGCTCAGGTACATCTGCTGGGCGTGGGTGCGGCCGACGTCGCTGCCGTCACCGAACGCCTGGCGGGTGCGCAGCCACTGGAGGGCCTCCTCGCCCTCGATGACGGTCTCACCGGCCTCCAGGCGCAGCCCGGACTTGGAGTCGTGGATGTTCTGCTCGACGCAGACCGGGACGCCGCCCACCGCGTCGGCCATGTCCACGACGCCGGCGAAGTCGACCATCATGAAGTGGTCGATGGGGATGCCGGTCAGCTCCCACCAGGTGGCGACGACGCAGCCGGGGCCGCCGTGGGCGAGGGCCATGTTGATCGACTCCGACTGGTCCTCGGCGTAGACCTCGCCGGTGTCGGGGTCGGTGCACTCCGGGATGGTGACCTGGGTGTCGCGCGGGATGCTGATCAGCGTGATGTTGCTGCGGTCCGCCGAGGCGTGCAGGAGCATCTGGACGTCGGCGCGGACCGGGCCGCCGGCGAGGTCACGGGCCCCGCCGAGATCCTGGTTCTCCTCGCCGTCCCGCGAGTCGGAGCCCAGGAGGAGGATGTTGAGCGGCGTCTGTCCGGCGGCGTTCGGCTCCGACTCCCCCATCTCGTTGTCGCCGAGGTTGAGCTTCTCCTTGTCGATGTTCTCGTTCAGGTGCCGGACGTAGAGATAGCCGGCGGCGGCCACGACGAGGAGCAGGAGCGCGAGCGAGCCGGCCGCCCAGACGAGGACGCGGCGCCACAGCGGCTTCGGTTTCTTGCGGGTGCGCTTGCCCTGGGTCCCGGGGGCCTTGCGGGACGGGGGGCCGTCCGCCGCCGGCCGGCGCGGGGCGGGGACATCGGGGTCCTCATACGGGTCGGGCTCATGACGCGGGCCGTCCTGGGGGGCGGCGGACGGGCTGGTGCGCTGTCCCGGCCTGGCGACCCCGGCGACGGACCTGCCTTCGTCGTCGCCGCGTATGCCGGTCCTCCGCACGGGAACCCCCACTCTCCGCTGTCGCTCCACTCCGCCCGCGCTGGGCGGCCCCCCTGTTATGAGGCGCAGACGTCTTCGTCATCCGCCGTGATGCTGGTGACGTCCTCCGGCAGCTCCGCCGGGACCTCGATGGGCTCCCCCGCGCCGCGGAAGTCGTCGCCGAGGACGAGGACCATCGGCTCGTCTCCGGCGTCCGCCGACTGCTCACGCAGCGCCGAGTCCGGCAGGCCCATCATCTCAGCGAGGGTCGCCGCCTGGCCGGCCTGGTCAGGGCCGTACTCCAGGGTGGTCTTCTCCTGCGCCTCGGGGGCGTTGCCCGCGTTCGTCGACAGCGGGACACCCTCCACGTTCTGCAGCCAGTCCAGTGTCTCCTGGGCGGCGCCGATCACGTCGCCACCGTTGAAGACGTCGACCCTGACCTCAGCGGCCGGGGCCGGCTCGGGCTCGTCGGAGGCGCCGCCGCCCTGCCCGTCGTCGCCGGAACTCCCCGAGTCACCGGAGTCACCGGAGTCACCCGGGCCCCCGGAGCCTTCCTCCTCGCCGGAGTCCGTCATCGAGATGTCCTCCCGGAGCATCCGGAAGATCGGCGCGGCCCGGGACTCGTCGATGACGACGGTGGCCTTGGCACCCTCGGGCTCGTCGGGGTTGTCCAGGACGGGCAGCGTGACGAAGTTCATGTCGGACATCGGCACTTGGCCGAGATCCTGAGCGAGGTCCATCAGCCGCTGGATGCTGCCGATACCGGTGTCGACGGTCAGCGACCTGGTCGCCGTGTCCGCCAGGTCAAACATCTGAGTGGGACTGTTGAGCATGCCGCCCTGGGTGATCTCACGGGCCATCGAGGCGACGAACTGCTGCTGGAGCTCGATCCGGCTCAGGTCGCTGCCGGTACCCACCGAGTGGCGGGTGCGCACGAACGCCAGCGCGTCCTCGCCCTGCACCTCGTGCCGTCCGGCGTCGAGTTGGAGACCGGACTTGGGGTCGTCGATGGGCTCGGCCACGCAGACCGGGACGCCGCCGACGGCCGTCGAGAGGTCCTTGACCGCGTTGAAGTCGGCCATCATGAAGTGGTTGATCTCGACGCCGGTCATCTCCTGGACCGTGCGCCAGACGCAGCCCGGGTCACGGCCGCCCGCGCCCATGCTCTGGTTGAACCGGACGCCCTGGGAGCCGGGGATGACCTCCGTGCCGCCGCCCTCCTGCGCGACCTCGCAGTCCGGGATGTCGGTGATGAGATCCCGCGGGATGCTCAGGCCGGTGGCGTGCGACCGGTCCTCGGAGAAGTGCATGAGGATCGTGGTGTCCGCGCCCTCGCTGGCCTCGCCACCGTAGGTCTCGTTGCCCGAGCCGGAGCGGGTGTCGGTCCCGATGAACAGGATGTTGACCGGCTCGTCCGACTGGAAGTCGTTCTCGATGCCGACGTCGACCTTGGTGATGTTCCCGTTCAGCCGGTTGTAGACATACCAGGCGCCGGCACAGCCCACGATCAGCAGCATCGCGAGCGCGCCGCCGGTCCACATCAGCGCCTTCTTGGTGCGTCCGCGCTTCCTGGCGGTCTTGCTCCCCTTGGCGTCCTTCCC
Above is a window of Streptomyces sp. NBC_01803 DNA encoding:
- the cofD gene encoding 2-phospho-L-lactate transferase, which gives rise to MRRFVVLSGGIGGARFLRGLRRAAPDAEITVIGNTGDDIHLFGLKVCPDLDTVMYTLGGGIHEEQGWGRADETFTVKEELAAYGVGPEWFGLGDRDFATHIVRTQMIAAGYPLSAVTEALCERWQPGVRLLPMTDDRVETHVLVDDGDGGRKAVHFQEYWVRLRAAPPAHAVIPVGAEQSAPAPGVLEALAAADVILFPPSNPVVSVGTILAVPGIREGVADAGVPVIGLSPIIGDAPVRGMADKVLAAVGVSATAAAVAQHYGSGLLDGWLVDTVDADAVKVVEADGIRCRAVPLLMTDADAAAAMAREALALAEEVRTA
- a CDS encoding coenzyme F420-0:L-glutamate ligase encodes the protein MTETTEKPGAADAPAYQVWAVPGIPEIGPGDELAKLIADRAGAPGLPGLRDGDIVVVTSKIVSKAEGRMLRADDREAAIDAETVRVVARRGRARIVESRHGFVMAAAGVDASNTPAGTVLLLPEDPDASAERIRRGLRTLLSVDVGVIVTDTFGRPWREGQTDVAIGAAGVAVLEDLRGGTDSFGNEFEVTVTAVADELAGAGELVKGKTAGLPVAVIRGLGHRVGDGAAGRGARDLIREPALDMFRLGTSEAVREAVTQRRTVREFTADPVDPAAVRRAVAAAVTAPAPHHTTPWRFVLLESAGARTRLLDVMRDAWIADLRADRKSAESIAKRVRRGDVLRHAPYLVVPCMVMEGSHTYPDERRNAAEREMFVVATGAGVQNLLVALAGEGLGSAWVSSTMFCRDAVRAELGLPAGWDPMGAVAVGHAAAPPRTRPPRVADAFITVR
- a CDS encoding LCP family protein, translating into MPATRSRRRWGLRAAAVAAGLVLTAGGVGHAVLGSAEHGVHRVDPFTGLRDRPDAGRGLNILLIGTDSREGLTADEREEYHLGHASCYCADTILLLHLSEAGDRATVVSLPRDSYAKLPEHTFAVSGAHHEPHAGKLNAALSHGGPPLMVRTVEDLTGVRVDHYLEVSFGGFMRAVDEVGGVKVCTPRPLRDAHSGLDLPAGTSRLDGAEALAYVRARYVDGGSDLGRMNRQQTFLAAFADQAITGGALLDPARLGATVRALLDSVRADPGFGAEQMLQLAGVLKDFSPSDTRFASVPVQEAGRSVPGLGSTVIWDDGAARRLFAALSEDRPLPRPERSTTTPATLATLATPAPTAEDDDPPAAGGVSC
- a CDS encoding glycosyltransferase family 2 protein, which translates into the protein MTSSPTTPAVSVIMPVLNEERHLRDSVRHILAQDYPGELEVVIALGPSADRTDEIAAELVAGDPRVRTVPNPTGRTPAGLNAAIAASRHPVVVRVDGHGMLSPDYIATAVRLLAETGAANVGGIMHAEGENDWERAVAAAMTSRIGVGNAAFHTGGRAGEAETVYLGVFRREVLEKLGGYNEEFIRAQDWELNYRIRGSGGLIWFSPELLVSYRPRPSVRELAKQYRNYGRWRRVVARYHAGSINPRYLAPPAALLAIAAGIVAGAVLTPWGFVVPAGYLAGITLGSLPAGKGLSAGARLRVPVALATMHMSWGWGFLTSPRRLARKVIASRREPVTT
- a CDS encoding LCP family protein, with the translated sequence MRRTGIRGDDEGRSVAGVARPGQRTSPSAAPQDGPRHEPDPYEDPDVPAPRRPAADGPPSRKAPGTQGKRTRKKPKPLWRRVLVWAAGSLALLLLVVAAAGYLYVRHLNENIDKEKLNLGDNEMGESEPNAAGQTPLNILLLGSDSRDGEENQDLGGARDLAGGPVRADVQMLLHASADRSNITLISIPRDTQVTIPECTDPDTGEVYAEDQSESINMALAHGGPGCVVATWWELTGIPIDHFMMVDFAGVVDMADAVGGVPVCVEQNIHDSKSGLRLEAGETVIEGEEALQWLRTRQAFGDGSDVGRTHAQQMYLSNMVQELQSSASLSDPGELMDLAEAATNALTVDHDLGTVQKLYDLGTDLRSVPNDRINMVTLPWLPDPANPEVTIIPDPAASDELFSLVREDVPLDDQEARPAEPEKDDAGASASPEETADPEAEIPIAVRNGTGFGPEFPLPVEGRASVITDELHRLGFIAATTDITPESEGSTALLYPDIADQANAEAVADALGLPAGAVRISPSADQITLVIGADWREGTAFPETADPGGEEESGEAAGGGTGGAAEEPAVNEEDIFSGTDEERCMEVNPAHVW
- a CDS encoding LCP family protein — protein: MPGRRDSRPPAPSRRKGKDAKGSKTARKRGRTKKALMWTGGALAMLLIVGCAGAWYVYNRLNGNITKVDVGIENDFQSDEPVNILFIGTDTRSGSGNETYGGEASEGADTTILMHFSEDRSHATGLSIPRDLITDIPDCEVAQEGGGTEVIPGSQGVRFNQSMGAGGRDPGCVWRTVQEMTGVEINHFMMADFNAVKDLSTAVGGVPVCVAEPIDDPKSGLQLDAGRHEVQGEDALAFVRTRHSVGTGSDLSRIELQQQFVASMAREITQGGMLNSPTQMFDLADTATRSLTVDTGIGSIQRLMDLAQDLGQVPMSDMNFVTLPVLDNPDEPEGAKATVVIDESRAAPIFRMLREDISMTDSGEEEGSGGPGDSGDSGDSGSSGDDGQGGGASDEPEPAPAAEVRVDVFNGGDVIGAAQETLDWLQNVEGVPLSTNAGNAPEAQEKTTLEYGPDQAGQAATLAEMMGLPDSALREQSADAGDEPMVLVLGDDFRGAGEPIEVPAELPEDVTSITADDEDVCAS